The following are encoded together in the Corticium candelabrum chromosome 1, ooCorCand1.1, whole genome shotgun sequence genome:
- the LOC134176140 gene encoding uncharacterized protein LOC134176140, which produces MASLMYWFLASAVLLSTFASGQIPGAENVTTVHFVSSCHLDIGFADSAANIVNRYFDHYFTESINVSATLRQMGGEERLVFLTHPYLISLYTDCPPGMGIHCPSKDNVSVFEDAIRRGDIVWHAMPFNSQLEVLDVSLLDFSIKLTHSLDKKYGKLPTTTMSQRDVPGMTRSIIPTLVANGVKAITVGVNGGSMPPAVPSVFVWHHSPTNQSILAMWHPGGYGGQHGVQPDSVVVVPGFSHALVYGFRGDNSGPPSAKEVVSDYATMRKLFPNVKQILVSNFDAFVQELETVQNKLPVVTQEIGDTWMYGVPSDPGKIAQYRELLRARSNCLQQKQCSLTDYRFFNFSRLLIKGAEHTWGNDVKKYLNDYKNWHNDQFHALLDKPNYVAMVTSWQEQRDWAINYAVEGLNDHPLRQDIVNRLAAMKGRQPSTNGFTKVANLSSVFKCGSFEIGFSPSTGAISHLTRKTTNTTITVATSDHPLAQIVYETFTEGDFEKFSEEYNDIDPKKNSWVLKDFGKPGLNGTLRQTVSPTISEFWHSNATNSSYEIFLLHLMFPDSIVKDYGGPVGVWEQVTVPLNSSDIITLELSLINKTATRIPESISVYFNPRVEDPTMMRLNKLGQLLDPVDVVVNGSRHLHGLSPTGGVEYGNLQFRSLDTSVVSIGGTNPFPVPADKPDLTKGFSFLISNNLWGTNYIMWYPFLPKDASRMYRMVMTIPDEAESK; this is translated from the exons ATGGCTTCACTCATGTACTGGTTTTTGGCTTCCGCTGTTTTGCTGTCTACCTTCGCTAGCGGTCAGATCCCCGGTGCAGAGAATGTTACAACAGTGCACTTCGTGTCTTCTTGCCATCTGGATATCGGTTTCGCAGATTCGGCCGCAAATATCGTCAACAG GTACTTCGATCATTACTTTACAGAGAGCATCAACGTGTCCGCCACGCTCCGTCAGATGGGAGGAGAGGAGCGTCTCGTGTTTCTAACCCATCCCTATCTCATATCTCTCTATACTGACTGTCCACCAGGCATGGGAATACACTGCCCGTCTAAAGACAACGTGTCTGTT TTTGAGGATGCTATTCGAAGAGGAGACATCGTATGGCACGCGATGCCCTTCAATTCCCAACTCGAAGTGCTTGACGTGAGTCTTCTCGATTTCAGCATCAAACTTACTCATTCACTCGACAAAAAGTATGGGAAGTTGCCAACAACGACGATGAGTCAACGAGACGTGCCCGGAATGACCAGATCGATCATTCCGACTCTCGTTGCTAATGGCGTTAAGGCGATCACTGTTGGAGTGAACGGCGGTTCAATGCCACCGGCGGTGccttctgtgtttgtgtggcaCCACTCGCCCACCAATCAGTCGATCCTGGCCATGTGGCATCCGGGTGGATACGGAGGACAG CATGGTGTGCAACCAGACAGTGTTGTCGTTGTGCCTGGGTTTAGTCATGCTCTCGTGTATGGTTTCCGTGGGGACAATTCAGGTCCGCCTAGTGCGAAAGAGGTCGTGTCCGACTATGCTACTATGAGGAAGTTGTTTCCCAATGTGAAGCAG ATTCTCGTCTCTAATTTTGACGCATTCGTACAAGAACTGGAAACAGTGCAGAACAAGTTACCAGTCGTCACCCAAGAAATCGGAGACACATG GATGTATGGTGTACCATCAGACCCGGGCAAGATTGCACAGTATCGTGAGCTCCTGAGAGCACGATCCAACTGTTTGCAGCAAAAGCAATGCTCTTTAACAGACTACAG ATTTTTCAACTTCTCCCGACTTCTTATCAAAGGGGCAGAACATACGTGGGGTAATGACGTCAAGAAATACCTCAACGATTACAAAAACTGGCACAACGATCAG TTTCATGCTCTGCTGGACAAACCAAATTATGTCGCCATGGTGACGTCATGGCAGGAGCAACGAGATTGGGCAATCAACTATGCAGTCGAAGGATTGAATGACCATCCTCTACGACAAGATATCGTCAATCGATTGGCTGCTATGAAAGGCCGCCAGCCCTCAACGAACGGCTTCACAAAG GTTGCTAATTTGTCGAGTGTCTTCAAGTGTGGATCATTCGAAATTGGGTTTTCACCGTCGACTGGCGCTATCTCCCATTTGACAAGGAAGACTACTAATACAACCATCACTGTTGCTACCTCTGACCATCCGTTAGCACAAATCGTCTACGAGACATTCACTGAAGGCGACTTTGAA AAGTTTTCCGAGGAATACAATGACATCGACCCGAAGAAAAACAGTTGGGTGTTGAAAGACTTCGGTAAACCGGGACTCAACGGCACTCTACGGCAGACAGTGAGTCCAACGATATCGGAGTTCTGGCATTCGAACG CTACAAACTCTTCCTACGAAATCTTCTTGTTGCATCTCATGTTTCCTGACTCCATCGTAAAAGACTATGGCGGTCCAGTCGGCGTGTGGGAGCAGGTGACCGTGCCACTGAACTCATCAGACATCATCACACTAGAACTCTCACTTATCAATAAAACGGCCACTCGTATACCAG AATCGATTTCCGTATACTTCAATCCTCGAGTTGAGGATCCCACGATGATGCGATTGAACAAACTTGGTCAACTGCTCGATCCCGTGGACGTCGTCGT GAACGGCAGTAGACACTTGCACGGCTTATCACCGACCGGAGGAGTCGAATACGGAAACTTGCAATTCCGATCGCTCGATACGTCAGTCGTCTCTATCG GTGGTACGAATCCATTCCCTGTGCCCGCCGACAAACCCGATTTAACAAAAGGCTTCTCGTTTCTCATCTCAAACAACCTCTGGGGTACGAACTACATAATG TGGTATCCATTCTTACCAAAAGATGCCAGTCGTATGTATAGGATGGTCATGACCATACCAGACGAGGCGGAGAGCAAGTGA